In Bradysia coprophila strain Holo2 unplaced genomic scaffold, BU_Bcop_v1 contig_350, whole genome shotgun sequence, a genomic segment contains:
- the LOC119080321 gene encoding uncharacterized protein LOC119080321 translates to MKVIIAVLLVVLPQILCENIIKLDLSPEEAQKYIDGANSVLKFAPKLNAGPIPDGEETYYRGRIIDNPSNFIKETYLANQFHGQNGLGQAKFGYSDWNQARQEHIDVNGKTEGSYNYVLPNGHNYEVKYWADSEGFHQTDNRPEPVLVPVTDTPAVKAAKEAHAKAWEEAAAAARASGYDAEASEDQYNYKNYENDGPTGPPRGFFYNIDYPVHLIVDKSESNSP, encoded by the exons ATGAAAGTGATAATTGCTGTTTTGTTGGTG GTTTTACCACAAATTCTCTGTGAAAATATTATCAAATTGGACCTCTCACCGGAAGAAGCGCAAAAGTATATTGATGGTGCCAACTCGGTGCTGAAATTTGCACCGAAACTCAATGCTGGTCCCATTCCGGATGGCGAAGAAACCTATTATCGCGGTCGAATTATTGACAATCcatcaaatttcattaaagaaACATATCTGGCCAACCAGTTCCACGGTCAG aatGGCTTGGGACAAGCTAAATTTGGTTACTCGGACTGGAATCAAGCTCGACAAGAACACATCGACGTGAATGGAAAAACCGAAGGATCCTATAACTATGTTTTACCTAATGGACATAATTACGAAGTAAAATACTGGGCTGATAGTGAAGGATTCCATCAAACCGATAATCGACCGGAACCAGTCCTAGTTCCCGTAACTGATACACCG GCTGTAAAGGCAGCGAAAGAAGCTCATGCTAAAGCTTGGGAAGAAGCAGCCGCTGCAGCCAGGGCATCAGGCTATGATGCAGAAGCATCCGAAGACCAATATAATTATAAGAATTACGAGAATGATGGCCCAACAGGACCGCCACGTGGATTCTTCTACAATATTGATTATCCAGTGCATTTAATTGTTGATAAATCCGAAAGCAATTCGCCTTAA
- the LOC119080320 gene encoding uncharacterized protein LOC119080320 gives MIALIILSVFIPQFLCESVVLLDLAPEEAQKLIAGRSLAVNYARKLDEGPLSASPDRGNRKFYHNGKVIDNPNDYVQRTYEASQFHAQDGLGRSMFGYSDWNQGRLEARNANGEVRGSYQYVDPFGEDVIVNYWSDSLGFHQMDNRPKFVMSPVTETPEVQAAREAHEKAWAAAAAAARVNPDPMSDIYNANSNKLDEEQSEADQAMEIKQGLSRYPNLAYTNQIEEEDEEGAFSHDSVVVESTGEARDNSKLGKIRIENEDDEVEPSNPRGFYYSFEYPVHLILGNSDDRQQRSVLAEKGTPKSTETDISKLSSPLEAEVADYKIVKRSENSKDAGLVSEKNIEKADTVTVVGKNSESQGNVETPDDVKEIEKKNPKPISSSTHPNSKTVEAQIPVFVKVESEDQSSESILSEMELKRLATNADVIDAVHDAQIHRHH, from the exons ATGATTGCGTTAATTATCTTGTCGGTG TTCATACCTCAATTCCTGTGCGAGAGTGTGGTTCTCCTAGACCTAGCTCCCGAAGAagcccaaaaattgattgctggtCGAAGTTTGGCAGTAAATTATGCACGAAAATTGGACGAAGGACCACTGTCGGCATCTCCGGACAgaggaaaccgaaaattctACCACAACGGCAAAGTAATCGATAATCCGAACGATTATGTTCAACGAACATATGAGGCGAGCCAATTCCATGCTCAAGATGGTTTAGGGCGTTCGATGTTTGGATATTCTGACTGGAATCAAGGCCGCTTGGAAGCGAGAAATGCAAATGGTGAAGTGCGAGGATCTTATCAATATGTTGACCCATTCGGCGAGGATGTTATC GTTAATTATTGGTCGGACAGCCTTGGATTTCATCAAATGGACAATCGACCAAAATTTGTGATGAGTCCTGTGACGGAAACACCTGAAGTACAAGCAGCACGTGAAGCTCACGAAAAG GCCTGGGCAGCGGCAGCTGCAGCAGCTAGAGTGAATCCCGACCCAATGAGTGATATCTACAACGCAAATTCCAATAAGTTAGATGAAGAACAATCCGAAGCTGATCAAGCAATGGAAATCAAGCAAGGTCTTAGCCGATATCCAAACCTCGCATACACGAACCAAATTGAGGAAGAAGACGAGGAAGGGGCCTTTTCACATGATTCAGTCGTTGTTGAGTCAACGGGAGAAGCAAGGGATAACAGTAAATTGGGCAAAATCCGAATAGAGAATGAAGATGACGAAGTGGAACCAAGTAATCCCAGAGGATTCTACTACAGTTTTGAGTATCCAGTGCATCTgattttaggaaattcggacgATCGGCAACAGCGAAGCGTTTTAGCAGAAAAAGGCACACCGAAAAGTACAGAGACCGATATAAGCAAACTAAGTTCTCCACTGGAAGCTGAAGTGGCAGACTATAAAATCGTCAAAAGAAGTGAAAACAGTAAGGACGCCGGACTTGTTTCAGagaaaaatattgagaaaGCCGATACAGTAACGGTAGTTGGAAAGAATTCTGAAAGTCAAGGCAATGTAGAAACCCCTGATGATGTGaaagaaatcgaaaagaaaaatccgaAACCAATCAGTAGTTCTACCCATCCAAACTCTAAGACAGTCGAGGCTCAGATTCCGGTGTTTGTTAAAGTTGAGTCTGAGGATCAGTCCAGTGAATCGATACTATCTGAAATGGAATTGAAACGTTTAGCCACCAACGCAGATGTAATAGATGCAGTACATGATGCTCAAATTCATAGACACCATTAG